The Bacteroidia bacterium DNA segment CTTGCTGCACATAATGCTTTATCATTTCTGACACTATCTGTTTTATATGCATTAATAAAATAATCTAATGCTTTTGCATATTGTTCAAAACGTGTATATACAATGCCTATATTATTTAATCTGATTGCTATTTTAGCAGTATCATTTCTTTCATGATCAATTTTCAGTGCTTCGTGAAAATTATCAATTGCTATAGAATAATTTCCAATTGCACAATATGCAAGACCGATATTATTCAATCTGGTTGCAATATCGAAATTATTCTTTAGCTTTTTATCAATAATAAGAGCTAGCTCGTAACACTCAATAGCCTTAACATATTGATCATTTAAGTAATAAACAACACCCATTTCATTACTAGCAGCTGAAAGTTTTTGAACACTACCAAGCTTTTTAGCCAGACTAATTGCTTTTTGGTTATAAAAAATAGCAGAATCTGTATTAATTCCTCTATACTGCGCAGCAATATCGAGATAAAGATTAAATTTAGTTGAATCTGGACTATTAATTAAAGCATACTTTAAACTATCAACTACACTTGCAATTGAAGATAAAGAGCTTAAAATAATCGTAATAAAAATAAACAGTATTTTTCTTTTCATTGTATTAAATTACACAAAAGTAAAAATACACAAAAAAGGATTAAAAAGCACCTCTCAGTTTCCTAACAACGTATATGAGTTTCCCAACTGCAAAAAATAATCTCTAGCACCCCAAATATGTTAATTAGCATCTTTACACTTGTGAAAGAATACTAAAAGTAAATTATATCAAAGCTTTTTTAACCCTAAAAATAGCATAAAAGAAACTAATGTTTTATATTTGTATGTTTTTTAACATGTTTTTACATAAACTAAAATTTAATTTTTTATGAAAAAATTATACTTTTTACTTATCGGTATTTTCTTAAATGTTTTAGTTTCTGGGCAATGTTATACCTATCAGGTTCCAGTCACAACATATAATACATCAAATAGTTATTGCTATAACGATGGTTTATCCATCGGCTTAAATACTATTTCTGCAAGTTCTGGATATCAAACATCGGGGAATAGCTATCAGTCTTTTCCAACTTCATTTATAAATGTTCAAATTGGAGGCGATTACTCGTGTCAACTAGCCGGATCATCGAATGGGAATTACGATTTAGGCATGTGGATTGACTTTAATGGCAATCAGATATATGAACAATCTGAACTAACATATTTTGTGTCTTTTTCAAACTATATGGTACAAACTTTTAATATACACATCCCTCTTGATGCAATTAAAGACACAGTAGATATGAGAATCGTTAAACTTATAAGCACAGGTGCATGGGGTACAGGAACTAATGATGCTTGTAATATTATTTCAATTGGAGAGATAGAAGATTACAAAGTTATTATTAATTGTGCAAATTTTGATTACCTTTCTTATGAACCAAATCCATTAGTTTGTTACAGTAATCCTATTGAACTCTCTGCTTTTCAAAATTATGGTGATGTTTCATGGTACACAGATACTAATTTAGCACCTGTTTACACAGGAAATTATTACAATTTATTTATTTCACCATCAATTACAGATACTGTTGTATATATTCAAAACACTTATGGAACATGCTTTAATGGACCAAAATATCCAATGCATGTACATATTGTTACAATTCCACAAGTTGTAATTGATGGTCCAGATACTCTTCATTCTTGCACGGCACATACTTTTAATGCAAGCCCGGGTTTTGAATCATATTATTGGGCTTGGGGCAATGGAAATGAAGGGTTTGATCCATTTCTTGAGATAACATCAGGTGCTGGTGGAATGCTTAATCTAACTGCGACTATCTCGGGATGTAACTCATACGACCAGGTCTGGATTTCTATTGCTACAGATACTATTTCAAATTATGCTCATTATTTTAAAAGTTCTGATTTCTGTAACGACCATACTTTTTATTTAACTTATGACAGTATTATTTCTCCTGGAACCTGCAATTGGTATTTAATGCCATCAAATACTTTAATTGGGAGTGGTAGTATTGTAAATTACTATGTCCCAACTGTTGGCAATTATAATGTTGAAGCAAGAATTAATTCGATCTGTGGCATTGATACCGCTTATTTTATTTTAGAGAATTTACCAAATCCAACTTATGATAGCCTTACATTTCCCAATGGTCATATAAACAATAATGGTATTTTTGAAGTCTGTTATAATGAAAACAATCTTATTGTA contains these protein-coding regions:
- a CDS encoding T9SS type A sorting domain-containing protein is translated as MKKLYFLLIGIFLNVLVSGQCYTYQVPVTTYNTSNSYCYNDGLSIGLNTISASSGYQTSGNSYQSFPTSFINVQIGGDYSCQLAGSSNGNYDLGMWIDFNGNQIYEQSELTYFVSFSNYMVQTFNIHIPLDAIKDTVDMRIVKLISTGAWGTGTNDACNIISIGEIEDYKVIINCANFDYLSYEPNPLVCYSNPIELSAFQNYGDVSWYTDTNLAPVYTGNYYNLFISPSITDTVVYIQNTYGTCFNGPKYPMHVHIVTIPQVVIDGPDTLHSCTAHTFNASPGFESYYWAWGNGNEGFDPFLEITSGAGGMLNLTATISGCNSYDQVWISIATDTISNYAHYFKSSDFCNDHTFYLTYDSIISPGTCNWYLMPSNTLIGSGSIVNYYVPTVGNYNVEARINSICGIDTAYFILENLPNPTYDSLTFPNGHINNNGIFEVCYNENNLIVKCAGLNGVVYSWNGSPNGVNWFYLNNGSDSLLIPGAMVSPGNNFYVFAQITNSNGCLFNTDTLIFTPLSTLSLNLPDNYTMCNYPNNYGIPAVDYSRYDLLWNTGDTVNNIYINTEGVYTINTFDNLTGCYNQDHVYITNGSNISIFPSTTYSCTSNVNLFYDNAISWTEYDESWGYINQSADIFYSFNWQGFNEYIVVEANINGCNIIDTTYVNFNENFTFNLGNDTTVYSASLTLNAPLDFQNGNYSLIWNPGSVASLTYNITQSGQYMLTINNGQGCTYTDTINVSLLPNNIQSNTLTNNISVFPNPAKNYLNFISENSLITEIRISDLTGRIISHKQFNSLSKIELNISDFPDGYYFSETTTNKGKYLNKIIISK